In one window of Chryseobacterium sp. JV274 DNA:
- the gcvP gene encoding aminomethyl-transferring glycine dehydrogenase, whose amino-acid sequence MNTEQFVSRHISLNEADKQAMLEKLGVSSIEELISQTIPSSIRLEKDLEISEPLSEYEMLNHSKELASKNTDYTSYIGFGYHNTLLPSAIQRNIFENPSWYTAYTPYQAEIAQGRLEALLNFQTVVCDLTGFALANASLLDESTAAAEAMHMFFNNRTKDQKKAGANKFFISDLVLPQTVSVLKTKAEGLEIEIVVGDHKAHQFDGSYYGVLLQYPGKNGIVLDYTEDIVEYKKLDLQVAVACDPMALVKLKSPSEMGADCAVGTTQRFGIPLGYGGPHAAFFACKEDYKRDIPGRIIGVSQDMYGRRALRMALQTREQHIKREKATSNICTAQVLLAVMAGMYAVYHGPKGLNYIADQIHFKANALKGGLKALGYQVVEEPIFDTVKMTMPEDEKGRLIRLMQDHRLNLNYFTEGVVSIAINESTTLEKLNVLMASFAQFKDKQTFKLEIKEGYSIPDENLRKDEILMESVFNKYHTETELMRYIKRLERKDLSLTHSMISLGSCTMKLNAATQMLPLSWENWGAVHPFVPVNQAEGYQEMIRELEKDLAEITGFAGTSLQPNSGAQGEYAGLMVIREYHISRGDHHRNVVLIPQSAHGTNPASAAMAGMKIVVVKNLENGEIDFEDLKAKTELHSANLSAVMITYPSTYGFFDANIKEITNLIHEHGGQVYMDGANMNAQVGFTSPGNIGADVCHLNLHKTFAIPHGGGGPGVGPICVAKHLVPFLPSNANIRIGSKEAIEGISAAPYGSGLILNISYSYIKMLGTEGLKKATGHAIMNANYLKEILAEHFPILYSNENGRVAHECIVDFRQFKSLGIEVADVAKRLMDYGFHAPTVSFPVAGTLMIEPTESESKSEIDRFAEALISIKKEIDEIANGEADAANNVLKNAPHTEQLVISDSWDKPYSREKAAYPLEWVRDHKFFASVSRVDEAYGDRNLVCTCEPIEAYM is encoded by the coding sequence ATGAATACAGAACAGTTTGTGAGCCGTCACATTTCCCTTAATGAAGCCGATAAACAGGCGATGTTGGAGAAACTTGGCGTTTCTAGTATTGAAGAGTTAATTTCTCAGACCATTCCATCTTCTATCCGTTTAGAGAAAGATCTTGAGATCTCGGAACCGCTTTCTGAATACGAAATGTTGAACCACTCAAAAGAATTGGCATCTAAAAATACAGATTATACGAGTTATATCGGATTTGGATACCACAATACACTTTTGCCTTCAGCAATCCAGAGAAATATTTTTGAAAACCCTAGCTGGTATACAGCCTATACTCCTTATCAGGCAGAAATTGCACAGGGAAGACTTGAAGCTCTTCTTAATTTCCAGACTGTAGTATGTGATCTTACAGGTTTTGCATTGGCTAATGCATCTTTGCTGGATGAATCTACTGCTGCAGCTGAAGCAATGCATATGTTCTTCAACAACAGAACGAAAGATCAGAAAAAAGCAGGAGCTAATAAATTCTTTATTTCTGACCTTGTTCTTCCTCAAACAGTTTCTGTATTAAAAACAAAAGCTGAAGGATTAGAAATCGAAATCGTAGTAGGAGATCATAAAGCACACCAGTTTGATGGTTCTTATTATGGAGTTTTATTACAGTATCCTGGTAAAAACGGAATCGTTTTAGATTATACAGAAGATATCGTAGAATACAAAAAGCTTGACCTTCAGGTAGCTGTTGCTTGTGATCCGATGGCTTTGGTGAAACTAAAGTCTCCGTCAGAAATGGGAGCTGACTGTGCGGTAGGAACTACACAGAGATTTGGTATTCCATTAGGATATGGAGGCCCTCACGCAGCTTTCTTTGCTTGTAAAGAAGACTATAAAAGAGATATTCCGGGAAGAATCATCGGAGTTTCTCAGGATATGTACGGAAGACGTGCATTAAGAATGGCGTTACAGACAAGAGAGCAGCATATCAAAAGAGAAAAAGCTACTTCAAACATCTGTACAGCTCAGGTTCTTTTAGCAGTAATGGCAGGAATGTATGCTGTATATCACGGTCCAAAAGGATTAAACTATATCGCTGATCAGATCCACTTTAAAGCAAATGCTTTGAAAGGAGGTCTTAAAGCATTAGGTTATCAGGTAGTAGAAGAGCCAATCTTTGATACTGTGAAAATGACGATGCCTGAAGATGAGAAAGGAAGATTAATCAGATTGATGCAGGATCACAGACTTAACCTTAACTACTTCACAGAAGGTGTGGTAAGCATTGCGATCAACGAAAGCACAACATTAGAGAAATTAAATGTTCTGATGGCTTCTTTCGCTCAGTTTAAAGATAAGCAGACTTTCAAATTAGAAATAAAAGAAGGATACAGCATTCCGGACGAAAACTTAAGAAAAGACGAAATTCTTATGGAATCAGTATTCAACAAATATCATACGGAAACAGAATTGATGCGTTACATCAAGCGTCTTGAGAGAAAAGACTTATCATTGACCCATTCAATGATTTCTTTAGGATCTTGTACAATGAAACTGAACGCAGCAACTCAGATGTTACCGCTTTCATGGGAAAACTGGGGTGCCGTTCACCCATTTGTACCTGTAAATCAGGCTGAAGGTTACCAGGAAATGATCCGCGAATTAGAAAAAGACTTAGCAGAAATCACAGGTTTTGCAGGAACTTCTCTTCAGCCAAACTCTGGAGCTCAGGGAGAATATGCAGGATTAATGGTAATCAGAGAATACCATATCTCAAGAGGAGACCACCACAGAAATGTAGTATTGATCCCTCAGTCTGCACATGGAACCAACCCGGCTTCTGCAGCTATGGCAGGAATGAAAATCGTAGTTGTGAAAAACCTTGAAAACGGTGAAATCGACTTCGAAGACCTTAAAGCTAAAACAGAACTTCATTCAGCAAACTTATCTGCTGTAATGATCACTTATCCTTCAACTTACGGATTCTTTGATGCTAACATTAAAGAAATTACCAACCTTATCCACGAACACGGAGGACAAGTATATATGGATGGTGCCAACATGAACGCTCAGGTAGGATTTACAAGTCCTGGAAACATCGGAGCTGACGTTTGCCACCTTAATCTTCACAAAACTTTCGCAATTCCTCACGGAGGTGGAGGTCCTGGAGTAGGTCCAATCTGCGTTGCTAAACACTTGGTTCCTTTCCTTCCTTCTAATGCGAATATCAGAATCGGGTCTAAAGAAGCTATTGAGGGTATTTCTGCTGCACCTTACGGTTCAGGATTGATCCTTAATATTTCTTATTCTTACATCAAGATGCTGGGAACTGAAGGTCTTAAAAAGGCTACAGGTCACGCAATCATGAATGCTAACTACCTGAAAGAAATTTTAGCAGAACACTTCCCAATCTTATATTCTAACGAAAACGGAAGAGTAGCTCACGAATGTATCGTAGATTTCCGTCAGTTCAAATCTTTAGGAATTGAAGTGGCTGATGTGGCGAAGAGATTGATGGATTATGGTTTCCATGCTCCTACTGTTTCTTTCCCTGTTGCAGGAACGTTGATGATTGAGCCTACAGAATCTGAAAGCAAATCTGAAATTGACCGTTTCGCTGAAGCATTGATTTCTATCAAAAAAGAAATTGATGAAATTGCTAACGGTGAAGCAGATGCTGCAAACAACGTATTGAAAAACGCTCCTCACACAGAGCAATTGGTGATCTCAGATTCTTGGGATAAACCATACAGCAGAGAAAAAGCAGCTTATCCATTAGAGTGGGTAAGAGACCATAAATTCTTCGCTTCTGTATCAAGAGTAGATGAAGCTTACGGAGACAGAAACTTAGTATGTACTTGTGAGCCGATTGAAGCCTATATGTAA
- a CDS encoding J domain-containing protein, which yields MKDYYYFLGISQDASEEDVKKAYRKLSLKYHPDKNDNDDFFADRFREIQEAYETLSDPVRRRAYDQNLENHQRSFRYNIPPAIKTFTANKIHAKKGEEIIINWQTSNADVVKVLPFGLEKPYGERIFKITEFKDGKFQLLLHATNSLLHKTVVQGITITEVFENDSEKFKNTVEEMFKPQPRTRINKSGQPKIMMLIWGIVIIAIAIYVLIKNFS from the coding sequence ATGAAAGATTACTACTATTTTCTCGGTATATCCCAGGATGCTTCGGAAGAAGACGTCAAAAAAGCGTATCGAAAACTGTCTTTAAAATATCATCCTGATAAAAATGACAATGACGACTTTTTTGCTGACCGTTTTCGCGAAATCCAGGAAGCTTATGAAACGTTGAGTGATCCTGTCAGAAGACGTGCATATGATCAGAATTTAGAAAATCATCAGAGAAGTTTCAGATATAATATCCCACCTGCGATCAAAACTTTTACAGCGAATAAAATTCATGCGAAAAAAGGGGAGGAGATTATCATCAACTGGCAGACGAGTAATGCCGATGTGGTGAAAGTACTGCCTTTCGGATTAGAAAAGCCGTATGGAGAAAGGATCTTTAAGATCACAGAATTTAAAGATGGAAAATTCCAGCTTTTGCTTCATGCAACGAATTCTCTTTTGCACAAAACCGTTGTTCAGGGAATTACCATCACAGAAGTTTTTGAGAACGATTCTGAGAAGTTCAAAAACACGGTGGAAGAAATGTTTAAACCACAACCTAGAACACGGATTAATAAATCCGGTCAGCCTAAGATTATGATGCTGATCTGGGGAATTGTTATTATAGCGATTGCTATCTATGTGCTGATAAAAAATTTCAGCTAG